From the genome of Capsicum annuum cultivar UCD-10X-F1 unplaced genomic scaffold, UCD10Xv1.1 ctg1890, whole genome shotgun sequence:
CTGGGAAGAGATATCAACAAAATCAACCTGTTCCTTTCAATTCATTGTTTCACCCAAAGGCAACTCCAGTACTTGGTAAATCTTAGTTTTCAATGTGGGTCATGATAAAATTGATGTTAGAAATATCTCAcactatgttgcttggactcctCAAAAATCTCGACGGATGTGTGTCGGATActtcaaaagtagtgtatttttgaaggatgcGACATCTTTTTtagagagtccgagcaacatacaGCGAGTCAATAGAGTAAAAGCAAGTCAGATTATGGAGTTCGAAGATCTGCTTTTAGTGGCCTTGAAGTCCTTTTCATTTATGATGTCTCTACATCAACTTATTTGATAGCTGAAAATTTCGCACTTTCTAGGTGAGGTACCTTATTTACCAAGGCTGCAGAATAAACTTTCCCCTTGCAACTCAAGGCCATTGTACCAATATCTACAACATCTGGTAATACTCAAAATTTCCTTTGCTTGATCATTGTGCCCATATATGGTGTGCTGAGTTGAAATTCTGtgattgtgttttcttgtatCAGCGGGATAAACTTTTTATGTGGTAGAGCTTCATGGTAACAAAAAATTCATTAGTAGGAGACTTTATCTTATTTTCATAGTTTCTAGGGTGGCGTAAAGCATGTGTCGTACAAGCAACTAATTCCAGCACTGAACCATTTACAAAACAATCTAAATATGAGTACCTTAATGTATACGTAGCTACTACTTATCAAGAAAGCAATACAACCATACCCTAATAGTTTAAGCTATCTATAAGGACATATTATCACAGTATGTTTTTTAAATGCTTTTCTTGTTTTGACATCTATGTTGCCAGTATAGATATGCTAATTCCTGCGCCTGCAATCTCCTATTCAATTGCTTATCACGACTTACAATCTTGCAAGCTACAAAAGGCACTTatgcttctttttctttatttttttgatagcCGTTCTGTCGGGGCTTTTGTTCTTTAGTTATCAAATAGCTCACCTGCAAAACTAGAAGTTAATTAATTCAAACAGTTCCGTTGTTtctgaatatttatttttcttttgatagggGTTGTCTAGTTCAAGGACATTACTTGCAGATGATGCAACACCAATTTCTTCTCCATTAACACCGCTGTTAACATCAAGTACTGGAAGTACAGAAGCAGAGAAAGCAATTTCTAAACCTTCAAAAGTTCAAGCAGTTTTGAAGGGTATAAAACAGGTACGAGATGCCACTGCCTTCTGGTTTTACAGGAAATAGTTCTCCCAGTTAAGATTGGGCGattgcttttcttttttgttaactTTGGTGCCGGGGACAGTTTGCTTGCACCTCAACCAATCCAACCTTTACCTGTTACCTCCCACCAACGTAACTTATCGAGTAACTCTGTTCGCCAATTTTTAGACAGGTCTGACGAAGTCACCAATGTGCAGTTTGGTTCGAAGGGTTATCATTCCAACTCTTTGGCCACTAGGCCGCCATCCCCTCAGGGGctgaaacattttttttttctgaacTCTCTCTTTATTATCTGCtctcaattt
Proteins encoded in this window:
- the LOC124890489 gene encoding uncharacterized protein LOC124890489 — translated: MAGWQRHLQCILRQAGKRYQQNQPVPFNSLFHPKATPVLGEVPYLPRLQNKLSPCNSRPLYQYLQHLGLSSSRTLLADDATPISSPLTPLLTSSTGSTEAEKAISKPSKVQAVLKGIKQSPKKVNLVAALVRGMRVEDALLQLQVTVKRAAKTVYQVIHSARANAVHNHGFD